The Gimibacter soli genome includes a region encoding these proteins:
- a CDS encoding alpha/beta hydrolase family protein, which yields MRQIFSSRWGLVSLVVSLAGFNVPAFGEDPAVLPAHSYPSYDRAADIPAHVFARDSELERVHLSPDGKFLLMVTPENTRFRISVVPIDPNDKRQYYTTLLPKNQFMAALWGNDNRVLIVGQAWSYDRNWNMIAHRGINAAQHDGRSAESILKTDYKSSKTYTVDTILSTLSDDPNNILVTYSENGREWPDIFKLDIYTGVAEKVSDGYRYIDDWYPDGRGNVRFGMGWYKQKFYMVARTTASGAWHELPTDGVGDIERFAFMGYDPDNPAIARVRATKAGTDRDKIYAFDLATGALGEVIFEHPKYDAGWLISGRNYQMLAAYTNGERLEKAYFNPDFESKSRGLDKALPDMDNRIVQITPNGSHFMVFAQSARNAGGYYRYDTQTKDLDQFGLVNASLNPDYLSEVSAISYQARDGLAIPAYVTEPKEKTEGPMPLVVMPHGGPWVKDNFQYDYWAQFIASRGVMVLQPNFRGSDGFGRAFEQKGYGEWGGAMIDDLADGVSHLVKQGKVDPSRVCIMGGSYGGYAALMGAIRYGDMFKCALAVSPVTDLKEWYSTLKDRSGKDFGTRILGKTGRSVFKDHNPIHRAEELTIPLVILHGTDDYQVPIKHSQKMVAALEKKKHKPTFIELEDEGHNIVLAKSRTLLLRETEKMIGKYLKN from the coding sequence ATGCGCCAAATTTTCTCGTCCCGTTGGGGCCTTGTCAGCCTTGTCGTGTCGCTTGCCGGTTTCAACGTGCCCGCTTTTGGCGAAGACCCTGCGGTGCTCCCTGCGCATTCCTATCCTTCATATGATAGAGCGGCAGATATCCCTGCCCACGTTTTTGCGCGCGACAGTGAACTGGAACGCGTGCATCTGTCACCCGATGGCAAGTTTCTGTTGATGGTGACGCCGGAAAATACGCGGTTCCGTATCTCGGTGGTGCCGATCGATCCGAACGACAAACGCCAGTATTACACAACACTCCTGCCCAAGAACCAGTTCATGGCGGCCCTTTGGGGCAACGACAATCGCGTGCTGATTGTCGGGCAAGCCTGGAGCTATGATCGCAACTGGAACATGATCGCCCACCGGGGAATCAATGCCGCCCAGCATGATGGCCGGAGCGCGGAATCGATTCTGAAGACAGATTATAAAAGCTCCAAAACCTATACGGTCGATACGATCCTCAGCACGTTGTCGGACGACCCTAACAACATTCTCGTCACCTACAGCGAGAACGGTCGGGAATGGCCGGATATCTTCAAGCTCGATATCTATACGGGGGTCGCAGAGAAAGTCTCTGATGGCTACCGCTATATCGACGACTGGTATCCGGATGGCCGCGGCAACGTTCGCTTCGGAATGGGCTGGTACAAGCAGAAATTCTATATGGTCGCACGCACGACAGCCTCGGGTGCGTGGCATGAGCTTCCAACCGATGGTGTTGGCGACATCGAACGTTTTGCCTTCATGGGATATGATCCGGACAATCCCGCCATCGCCCGTGTCCGGGCCACCAAGGCGGGTACTGACCGCGATAAGATATATGCTTTTGATCTGGCGACAGGCGCACTTGGCGAGGTCATTTTCGAGCATCCGAAATATGATGCCGGCTGGTTGATCAGCGGCAGAAACTATCAGATGCTGGCGGCCTATACGAACGGTGAACGGCTGGAAAAAGCCTATTTCAACCCTGATTTCGAAAGCAAGAGCCGCGGGCTCGACAAGGCGCTGCCGGATATGGACAACCGAATTGTCCAGATAACGCCCAACGGCAGCCACTTCATGGTATTTGCCCAAAGCGCCCGGAATGCCGGTGGCTACTACCGATACGACACTCAGACGAAAGATCTGGACCAGTTCGGCCTCGTGAATGCCTCGCTCAACCCCGATTACCTGTCGGAGGTCAGCGCCATTTCATATCAGGCGCGGGACGGCCTTGCCATTCCCGCCTATGTCACCGAGCCGAAGGAAAAGACAGAAGGCCCAATGCCGCTGGTGGTGATGCCGCATGGCGGGCCGTGGGTGAAGGATAACTTCCAGTATGATTATTGGGCGCAGTTCATTGCCAGCCGCGGCGTGATGGTGTTGCAACCCAATTTCCGGGGTAGTGACGGCTTTGGCCGTGCCTTTGAACAAAAGGGTTATGGCGAGTGGGGCGGGGCCATGATCGACGATCTCGCGGACGGCGTTTCCCACCTTGTGAAGCAGGGCAAGGTCGATCCTTCGCGTGTTTGCATCATGGGGGGCTCATATGGCGGCTACGCTGCGCTGATGGGGGCCATCCGTTATGGCGACATGTTCAAATGTGCCCTTGCCGTTTCGCCGGTGACGGACCTGAAAGAATGGTACTCGACACTGAAGGACCGCAGCGGCAAGGACTTTGGCACCCGTATCCTCGGCAAGACCGGCCGGTCCGTGTTCAAGGACCACAACCCGATCCACCGGGCCGAAGAGCTGACGATCCCGCTGGTGATCCTGCACGGCACCGACGATTATCAGGTGCCGATCAAGCATTCACAGAAGATGGTGGCTGCTCTTGAAAAAAAGAAGCACAAGCCAACCTTCATCGAGCTTGAGGATGAAGGCCACAATATCGTACTGGCCAAAAGCAGGACCCTGCTCTTGCGGGAAACTGAAAAAATGATCGGCAAGTATCTGAAGAACTGA
- a CDS encoding TonB-dependent siderophore receptor: MKFSLKALLMTGTALAAAFPSTAMANEAGDDVETILVVAARESRTSKGATNLPLDLMETPQSVTVIGRDFMERFGLKDVNKLLNLTTGVNVEEVETDRTYYNARGFDIKSMQVDGIGLPFNWNVVGALDTVIYERVEVIRGANGLLTGTGNPSGTINYVRKRPTNDFQAYGEASFGSWDRKRLEVDVSGPLTESGSWAGRFVGAVESGDSYLNLYENDRTVFYGVIDGQLGDNATVTFGFTQQDNKSDGVLWGALPMLDASGKQTEFDVSSSTSMNWTFWNTKSKTAFAELTYLLPAGWEAKAVVTWNQYDEPSELFYTYSSPAYDSETGLGLYGYPGKYFAGSERWLLDATLTGDLQIGGRAHEMVFGINAAHSDSIYDQEDAPFTDPAWGALPSFPGWSGNEIGRPDFANETRQGDWTDKVARFYGAGNFHLSDSLSLIAGFNAIHVKTEGVSFDEPMDREEDKISPYVGVTWSVLENVNLYASYSDIYEAQSETDAFLKPLGAAVGKSYEAGVKAEWFDKRLYTSFAIFKADQDNFAEWVGYNDDGIGYYKGIDIRSKGFEIEAAGRISEDWTIQAGYTDFSLKDPDGNQSRTFIPRKTFNLGTSLEVPMIEGLSLGGTLKWQEAMHLEAAGGTIRQKAFTLISLTAAYDVTENVEIGFNVDNLTDEKYLTSLYWDQAFYGAPRNVMARLKVRY, from the coding sequence ATGAAATTTTCGCTGAAAGCACTTTTGATGACCGGCACGGCGCTCGCCGCCGCCTTCCCCTCCACCGCAATGGCCAATGAAGCCGGCGACGATGTGGAAACCATCCTTGTGGTGGCGGCGCGCGAAAGCCGCACCTCGAAAGGCGCCACCAACCTGCCGCTCGACCTGATGGAGACCCCGCAATCGGTGACCGTGATCGGCCGTGATTTCATGGAACGCTTCGGGCTGAAGGACGTCAACAAGCTTCTCAACCTTACGACCGGCGTGAATGTCGAGGAAGTCGAGACAGACCGGACCTATTACAACGCCCGCGGCTTCGACATCAAAAGCATGCAGGTGGATGGCATCGGCCTGCCCTTCAACTGGAACGTGGTCGGTGCGCTTGATACCGTCATCTACGAACGCGTTGAGGTGATCCGCGGCGCCAATGGCCTCCTCACCGGCACCGGCAATCCGTCGGGCACCATCAACTATGTGCGCAAGCGCCCGACCAACGACTTCCAGGCTTACGGCGAGGCGTCCTTTGGCTCGTGGGACCGCAAGCGGCTTGAGGTTGACGTATCCGGCCCGCTGACCGAGAGCGGCTCGTGGGCCGGTCGTTTTGTCGGCGCCGTCGAATCGGGTGACAGCTACCTGAACCTTTATGAAAACGACCGCACGGTCTTTTACGGCGTGATCGACGGCCAGCTTGGCGACAATGCCACGGTCACCTTCGGCTTCACCCAGCAGGACAACAAGTCGGACGGTGTGCTGTGGGGTGCGCTCCCCATGCTGGACGCGAGCGGCAAGCAGACCGAATTCGACGTGTCGTCCTCGACCTCGATGAACTGGACCTTCTGGAACACCAAGTCGAAAACGGCCTTTGCCGAACTGACCTACCTGCTGCCGGCAGGCTGGGAAGCCAAGGCCGTTGTCACCTGGAACCAGTATGACGAGCCGTCGGAGCTCTTCTACACCTATTCCTCGCCGGCTTATGACAGCGAAACCGGGCTCGGCCTTTATGGCTATCCGGGCAAATATTTCGCGGGGTCGGAGCGTTGGCTTCTGGACGCTACCCTGACCGGCGACCTGCAGATCGGCGGCCGCGCGCACGAGATGGTGTTCGGTATCAATGCCGCGCATTCGGACAGCATCTATGATCAGGAAGACGCCCCCTTCACGGATCCTGCATGGGGCGCACTGCCTTCCTTCCCCGGCTGGAGCGGGAACGAAATCGGCCGCCCGGACTTTGCCAACGAGACCCGTCAGGGCGACTGGACCGACAAGGTCGCCCGCTTCTACGGCGCCGGCAACTTCCATCTCAGCGATAGCCTCAGCCTGATCGCCGGCTTCAACGCCATCCATGTGAAAACAGAAGGCGTGAGCTTCGACGAGCCGATGGACCGCGAGGAAGACAAGATCAGCCCCTATGTGGGCGTCACCTGGTCGGTTCTTGAAAACGTGAACCTCTATGCCAGCTACAGCGATATCTACGAGGCGCAGTCGGAAACGGACGCTTTCCTGAAGCCGCTTGGTGCGGCTGTCGGCAAAAGCTATGAGGCCGGCGTGAAGGCGGAATGGTTCGACAAACGGCTCTATACCTCGTTCGCTATCTTCAAGGCGGATCAGGACAATTTCGCCGAATGGGTTGGCTATAACGACGATGGCATCGGCTATTACAAGGGCATCGATATCCGCTCGAAGGGCTTCGAGATCGAGGCCGCCGGCCGCATCTCCGAAGACTGGACCATTCAGGCCGGCTACACCGATTTCAGCCTGAAGGACCCGGACGGAAACCAGAGCCGCACCTTCATCCCGCGCAAGACCTTCAACCTCGGCACCAGCCTTGAAGTGCCGATGATCGAGGGTCTGAGCCTTGGCGGCACCCTGAAGTGGCAGGAGGCCATGCATCTGGAAGCAGCCGGCGGCACCATCCGCCAGAAAGCCTTCACGCTGATCTCGCTGACCGCCGCCTATGACGTGACCGAGAATGTCGAGATCGGCTTCAATGTCGATAACCTGACGGACGAGAAATATCTGACGAGCCTTTACTGGGATCAGGCCTTCTATGGCGCCCCCCGCAACGTGATGGCCCGCCTGAAAGTTCGTTACTGA